The following proteins come from a genomic window of Synechococcus sp. NB0720_010:
- a CDS encoding phosphoribulokinase encodes MSKRHPVVAVTGSSGAGTSTVKRAFEHIFKREGITPAVVEGDSYHRYERAAMKEAMGAALAKGENFSHFGPEANLFDKLEELFRSYSETGAGQKRYYLHSVEEAADHNARLGTNLEPGQFTPWENIPSGTDLLFYEGLHGGVKGEGYDVAGLADLLVGVVPIVNLEWIQKISRDNAERGYSAEATVDTILRRMPDYINHICPQFSQTDINFQRVPTVDTSNPFMIRNIPTPDESFVIIHFRKGAREKWGIDFTYLLDMIHDSFMSSPTSIVVNGGKMGFAMELILTPIIHRMIEEKKKLA; translated from the coding sequence ATGTCGAAGCGTCACCCGGTTGTTGCTGTCACCGGTTCCTCCGGCGCAGGCACCAGCACTGTGAAGCGTGCCTTTGAGCACATCTTCAAGCGCGAGGGGATCACCCCTGCGGTGGTGGAAGGCGATAGCTACCACCGCTACGAGCGGGCCGCCATGAAAGAGGCCATGGGCGCGGCCCTGGCCAAGGGCGAGAACTTCTCCCACTTCGGCCCTGAGGCCAACCTGTTCGACAAGCTCGAAGAGCTCTTCCGCAGCTATAGCGAAACCGGTGCTGGCCAGAAGCGCTACTACCTCCACTCCGTGGAAGAGGCCGCTGACCACAACGCCCGCCTCGGCACCAACCTCGAGCCCGGCCAGTTCACCCCCTGGGAGAACATCCCCTCAGGTACCGACCTGCTCTTCTACGAAGGCCTCCACGGTGGCGTGAAGGGCGAGGGCTACGACGTCGCTGGCCTGGCTGACCTGCTGGTGGGCGTGGTGCCCATCGTCAACCTGGAGTGGATCCAAAAGATCTCCCGTGACAACGCTGAGCGCGGCTACTCCGCCGAGGCCACCGTTGACACGATCCTGCGCCGGATGCCGGATTACATCAACCACATCTGCCCGCAGTTCAGCCAGACCGACATCAACTTCCAGCGTGTCCCCACCGTGGACACCTCGAACCCCTTCATGATCCGGAACATCCCCACCCCGGATGAGTCCTTCGTGATCATTCACTTCCGCAAGGGTGCTCGTGAGAAGTGGGGGATCGACTTCACCTACCTGCTCGACATGATCCACGATTCGTTCATGTCCAGCCCCACCTCGATCGTGGTGAACGGCGGCAAGATGGGCTTCGCGATGGAGCTGATCCTGACCCCGATCATTCACCGCATGATCGAAGAGAAAAAGAAGCTGGCCTGA
- a CDS encoding A24 family peptidase yields the protein MLSTLPSTVLLLITALGLCIGSFLNVVAWRYPRQESVVMPRSHCPHCGTGLGWSENIPVLSWLLLRGRCRHCGSSIRLRYPAVELLCGGLFLAAALGHPEALGQAPAVLQLLAGWCLVTLLLPLLLIDLDQLWLPEPLCRTGVLLGFVFSLLAVFSQSGGPEPQLLLWHLLAASAGLLGFEATSAAGQKLLGKPALGLGDAKLAALLGAWLGLTGLGLSVALAVFSGALFGLVGLLSGRLKRGQPFPFGPFLVGGGLAVWMAGNSFWLQQLGKHLGWSAL from the coding sequence ATGCTCAGCACTCTTCCCAGCACGGTTCTGCTGCTGATCACTGCGCTGGGTCTGTGCATCGGCAGTTTTTTGAACGTCGTCGCCTGGCGTTATCCCCGCCAGGAGTCCGTGGTCATGCCCCGCAGCCACTGCCCCCACTGCGGCACGGGCCTGGGCTGGAGCGAGAACATCCCGGTTCTCAGCTGGCTGCTACTACGCGGCCGTTGCCGCCACTGCGGCAGCTCCATCAGACTGCGCTACCCGGCGGTGGAGCTGCTCTGCGGCGGTCTGTTTCTGGCGGCAGCCCTGGGCCATCCTGAAGCCCTGGGGCAGGCCCCCGCCGTTCTGCAGCTGCTGGCCGGCTGGTGCCTGGTGACCCTGCTGCTTCCGCTGCTGCTGATTGATCTGGATCAGCTCTGGTTGCCGGAGCCCCTCTGCCGCACCGGGGTTCTGCTGGGCTTTGTCTTCAGCCTGCTGGCGGTCTTCAGCCAAAGCGGTGGTCCAGAGCCGCAGCTCCTGCTTTGGCATCTCCTGGCTGCCAGCGCTGGCCTACTGGGGTTTGAAGCCACCAGCGCCGCCGGCCAGAAGCTGCTCGGGAAACCTGCTCTGGGTCTTGGGGATGCCAAGTTGGCTGCCCTGCTTGGCGCCTGGCTGGGCCTGACGGGATTGGGCCTGAGCGTCGCCCTGGCGGTCTTCTCCGGGGCGCTCTTTGGTCTGGTCGGTCTGCTCAGCGGCCGGCTCAAGCGCGGCCAACCCTTCCCCTTTGGCCCCTTCCTGGTGGGCGGCGGACTGGCGGTCTGGATGGCTGGAAACAGCTTCTGGCTGCAACAGCTGGGCAAGCACTTGGGCTGGAGCGCCCTTTAA
- the accD gene encoding acetyl-CoA carboxylase, carboxyltransferase subunit beta: MSLFDWFADRRKTAPAVRNAQEVSEDDGLWSKCPECGLVVYRKDLAANASVCSGCSYHHRIFSEERIRLIVDEGSFEALDTELCPTDPLAFKDRRSYADRIRDTQRATGLKDSVITGMCTVEGIPMALGVMDFRFMGGSMGSVVGEKLARLIETATAKRAPVLIVCASGGARMQEGMLSLMQMAKISGALERHRKAELLYLPLLTHPTTGGVTASFAMLGDLILAEPKALIGFAGRRVIEQTLREKLPDDFQTAEYLQDHGFVDHIVPRPKLRSTLVSLLTMHGYSKAVAA; encoded by the coding sequence ATGTCGCTGTTCGACTGGTTTGCCGATCGCCGCAAGACCGCTCCTGCGGTGCGCAATGCCCAGGAGGTCAGCGAAGACGATGGCCTCTGGAGCAAGTGCCCCGAATGCGGGCTGGTGGTCTACCGCAAGGACCTGGCCGCCAACGCCAGTGTCTGCAGCGGCTGTAGCTATCACCACCGCATCTTTAGTGAGGAGCGGATCCGTCTGATCGTCGATGAGGGCAGCTTTGAGGCCCTCGACACCGAACTGTGTCCCACCGATCCCCTCGCCTTTAAGGATCGCCGCAGCTACGCCGACCGCATCCGCGACACCCAGCGCGCCACCGGCCTCAAAGACAGCGTCATCACCGGGATGTGCACCGTTGAGGGCATTCCGATGGCCCTCGGGGTGATGGATTTCCGCTTCATGGGCGGATCGATGGGATCGGTGGTCGGCGAGAAGCTGGCTCGCCTGATCGAAACCGCCACCGCCAAGCGCGCGCCTGTCTTGATCGTCTGCGCCTCTGGTGGCGCCCGCATGCAGGAGGGGATGCTCTCCCTGATGCAGATGGCCAAGATCTCCGGGGCCCTGGAGCGCCACCGCAAGGCTGAGTTGCTCTATCTACCCCTGCTGACCCACCCGACCACTGGTGGCGTCACCGCCAGCTTCGCGATGCTCGGCGACCTGATCCTGGCGGAACCCAAGGCCTTGATCGGCTTCGCGGGCCGGCGCGTGATCGAGCAGACCCTTCGGGAGAAGCTGCCGGATGATTTCCAAACGGCGGAATACCTGCAGGACCACGGTTTTGTCGATCACATCGTTCCCCGCCCCAAACTGCGCAGCACCCTGGTCAGCCTGCTAACGATGCACGGCTACAGCAAAGCGGTCGCCGCGTGA
- a CDS encoding Gfo/Idh/MocA family protein — protein sequence MTGSSTQQRPLGVALVGLAFGEKVHLPALRDCPLTEPVALWHHRSERLDQACRSHDLPGFNDFDALLADPRVDALVIATPPEPRFALAQAAIATGKHLLLEKPVALEAAQVETLQRQALQAGVTVAVDFEYRGVPEFQQFAALLQDGAVGTPWLVKLDWLMGSRADASRPWNWYSQRAAGGGVLGSLGTHAFDTLHWLVGPTRSLSAQRSMAIPQRPLADGSGRMAAVDAEDIALLQLELEDHQGRSIPAQVALGSVTRPGRGYWIEVYGSEGSLVLGSSNQSDYVHGFKLWRSGSSGALEEISPDPSLAFPQTWPDGRLAAVRRITQWWAEAAIEGRPVVPGLAEAFSSQRVCDLALESADAGLRARV from the coding sequence GTGACCGGATCCAGCACCCAACAGCGTCCGTTAGGGGTGGCCCTTGTTGGCTTGGCATTCGGCGAAAAGGTGCACCTCCCCGCCCTACGGGACTGCCCCCTGACCGAACCGGTGGCCCTCTGGCACCATCGCAGCGAGCGGCTCGATCAGGCCTGCCGCAGCCACGACCTCCCAGGCTTCAACGATTTCGATGCCCTGCTGGCCGATCCCCGGGTGGATGCCCTGGTGATCGCCACGCCCCCTGAACCGCGCTTCGCCCTGGCCCAGGCGGCCATTGCCACCGGGAAGCACCTGCTGCTCGAGAAGCCCGTCGCCCTGGAGGCCGCCCAGGTGGAGACCCTCCAGCGCCAGGCCCTCCAGGCCGGGGTGACCGTGGCCGTGGACTTCGAATACCGCGGCGTCCCGGAATTTCAACAGTTCGCCGCGCTCCTGCAGGACGGCGCCGTCGGCACGCCCTGGCTGGTGAAATTGGACTGGCTGATGGGGAGTCGGGCGGACGCCAGCCGTCCCTGGAACTGGTATTCCCAGCGGGCCGCCGGCGGTGGAGTCCTGGGATCCCTCGGAACCCATGCCTTTGATACCCTGCATTGGCTGGTTGGCCCGACCCGCAGCCTGAGTGCCCAGCGCAGCATGGCCATTCCCCAGCGCCCCCTGGCCGATGGCAGTGGGCGGATGGCGGCAGTGGATGCCGAAGACATCGCCCTGCTGCAACTGGAGCTGGAGGACCACCAGGGCCGCTCGATCCCTGCACAGGTGGCGCTGGGCTCGGTGACCCGTCCAGGTCGGGGCTATTGGATCGAGGTCTATGGCAGCGAAGGCAGCCTGGTGCTGGGATCCAGCAACCAAAGCGACTACGTCCACGGCTTCAAACTTTGGCGCTCCGGCAGCAGCGGGGCCCTGGAGGAGATCAGCCCCGATCCCAGCCTGGCCTTCCCCCAGACCTGGCCCGATGGCCGTCTCGCCGCCGTCCGCCGAATCACCCAGTGGTGGGCCGAGGCCGCCATCGAGGGCCGACCCGTGGTGCCCGGGCTCGCGGAAGCCTTCTCGAGCCAGCGGGTTTGCGATCTGGCACTGGAATCTGCGGATGCTGGACTCAGGGCCAGGGTTTAA
- the fba gene encoding class II fructose-bisphosphate aldolase (catalyzes the reversible aldol condensation of dihydroxyacetonephosphate and glyceraldehyde 3-phosphate in the Calvin cycle, glycolysis, and/or gluconeogenesis): MALVPLRLLLDHAAENGYGIPAFNVNNLEQVQSIMEAAYETDSPVILQASRGARQYAGENFLRHLILAAVETYPDIPVVMHQDHGNSPATCFGAAANGFTSVMMDGSLEADAKTPASYDYNVAVTKEVVDVAHAIGVSVEGELGCLGSLETGMGEAEDGHGFEGKLDHSQLLTDPAEAADFVAKTKVDALAIAIGTSHGAYKFTRKPTGEVLAISRIAEIHKAIPNTHLVMHGSSSVPQEWLEMINKFGGAIPETYGVPVEEIQEGIRNGVRKVNIDTDNRLAFTAAVREAAMKDPANFDPRHFNKPARAYMKQVCLDRYQQFWCAGNASKIKQRDINYYAGLYAKGELDPKSAVAA, encoded by the coding sequence ATGGCGCTCGTTCCGCTTCGGCTGCTGCTCGACCACGCCGCTGAAAACGGCTACGGCATCCCTGCTTTCAACGTCAACAACCTGGAGCAGGTGCAGTCGATCATGGAGGCTGCCTATGAGACCGATAGCCCCGTCATCCTTCAGGCCTCCCGCGGCGCCCGTCAGTACGCCGGTGAGAACTTCCTGCGCCACCTGATCCTGGCTGCCGTTGAGACCTATCCCGACATCCCCGTCGTGATGCACCAGGACCACGGCAACAGCCCCGCCACCTGCTTCGGCGCTGCCGCCAACGGCTTCACCTCCGTGATGATGGACGGCTCCCTGGAAGCCGACGCCAAGACCCCTGCCAGCTACGACTACAACGTGGCTGTCACCAAGGAAGTGGTGGACGTGGCCCACGCCATCGGCGTGAGCGTTGAGGGTGAGCTGGGCTGCTTGGGCTCCCTGGAGACCGGCATGGGCGAGGCCGAGGACGGCCACGGCTTCGAGGGCAAGCTGGACCACAGCCAGCTGCTGACCGACCCCGCTGAGGCTGCCGACTTCGTCGCCAAGACCAAGGTTGATGCCCTGGCCATCGCCATCGGCACCAGCCACGGCGCCTACAAGTTCACCCGCAAGCCCACCGGCGAAGTGCTGGCCATCAGCCGCATCGCTGAGATCCACAAGGCCATCCCCAACACCCACCTGGTGATGCACGGCTCCTCCTCCGTGCCCCAGGAATGGCTGGAGATGATCAACAAGTTCGGTGGCGCCATCCCCGAGACCTACGGCGTGCCCGTCGAGGAAATCCAGGAAGGCATCCGCAACGGTGTCCGCAAGGTCAACATCGACACCGACAACCGCCTGGCCTTCACCGCCGCTGTGCGTGAAGCCGCGATGAAGGATCCCGCCAACTTCGACCCCCGCCACTTCAACAAGCCTGCCCGGGCCTACATGAAGCAGGTCTGCCTCGATCGCTACCAGCAGTTCTGGTGTGCCGGCAACGCCAGCAAGATCAAGCAGCGCGACATCAACTACTACGCCGGCCTCTACGCCAAGGGCGAGCTGGACCCCAAGTCCGCTGTGGCCGCCTGA
- a CDS encoding UPF0182 family protein, whose protein sequence is MLPSLGQGSARLVQVSVQGLKRLLRWLASAALVLGLLVLLPRLVIEAQWFAQFDALTVVLRRWLFQCLAFALVLGLGLPLQLQQLRRCWRLRQEAPRKQLRERPLAPLASGPLVAVLTGLLLLLVMGLSYLFLQARGLILDPFGGEVITGLSVLADLPPALVLGLAVVLLPCLLRWPYSTLRISLAAALAGSATACARGWSLWLPGLLAVPFGEADPLTGFDLSFTVLRLPALHLLVSLVIAQVLIGFVGCLWLTFSEGTSLTDLRFPGLSREQQRVLQPQLAVLALMAALSYGLSPFDLMVEGSGVASGAGFVDLHIRLPLRLLLALLLLMSGLGLLVPVPRSWFRRAAMLPLLVSACLLPIVEWGLAPLVQRVWVQPRELQLETPYLRRAIAATRRAFGLEAVRELDLEPKQQLSAADLKSAEGTLANVRLWDSGPLLEANRQLQQLRLYYDFPSAAVDRYPLNADASALGSQQVLIAARELDSSALAKGSRTWLNRHLVFTHGYGFTVSPVNVSGSDGLPLYFVKDLGRSGRVQALPQLGQSQKRVEQYLPVGRPRLYFASAPAPYAIAPSQVREFDYPEGDLNVYSRYDGQAGVPIHGPLDRLMAAIYLNEVRLLFTGSLTPSSRLLVRRQVNERLQALAPFLRFESKPYLVTARVEDDPDYRPEHHQYWMLDGFTESRSYPYSDANPDGIRYFRNPVKAVVNAYNGDVWLYVNDPNDPVLRTWQKVFPDLFRPLSAMPKALLAHIQVPKSQFNIQAERLLRYHVTDVRTFYNGDDVWALPLEIYGDASAPVRPYHVTMQLPGEQRPEFVLLLPFTPLKRPNMVGWLAARNDTPNYGELFLVRFPQQRLLLGPQQISALIEQDPAISYQFGLWNRVGSRLLRGNLLAMPVGQGLLYVEPIYLQSNNNALPTLVRVVVTDGRRFVMEPTFDEALARLVSVQPSGGMRALTLPQPVLP, encoded by the coding sequence GTGCTGCCTAGTCTCGGCCAGGGATCGGCTCGGCTTGTGCAGGTATCGGTTCAAGGCCTCAAGCGGCTGTTGCGCTGGCTGGCCAGTGCTGCCCTGGTGCTGGGTTTGTTGGTGCTTCTGCCGCGCCTGGTGATCGAGGCGCAGTGGTTTGCGCAGTTCGATGCCCTCACGGTGGTGCTGCGCCGCTGGTTGTTTCAGTGCCTGGCCTTTGCTCTGGTCCTGGGTTTGGGCCTGCCGCTGCAGCTGCAGCAGCTGCGCCGCTGTTGGCGCCTGAGGCAGGAGGCCCCGCGCAAGCAGCTGCGGGAACGCCCCTTGGCGCCCCTCGCCAGCGGTCCGCTGGTGGCGGTCTTGACCGGCCTGCTCCTGCTGCTGGTGATGGGCCTGAGCTATCTCTTCCTGCAGGCCCGGGGCCTGATCCTGGATCCCTTTGGCGGTGAGGTCATCACCGGCCTCTCGGTCCTGGCGGACCTGCCGCCAGCACTGGTGCTCGGCCTGGCGGTGGTCCTGCTCCCCTGTCTGCTGCGGTGGCCCTACAGCACCCTGCGGATCAGCCTGGCGGCCGCCCTGGCAGGCTCGGCCACGGCCTGCGCCCGTGGTTGGAGCCTCTGGCTGCCGGGTCTGCTGGCCGTTCCCTTTGGCGAGGCCGACCCGCTGACGGGCTTTGACCTGAGCTTCACGGTGCTGCGCCTGCCGGCCCTGCACCTGCTGGTCAGCCTGGTGATCGCCCAGGTCCTGATTGGTTTTGTTGGTTGCCTCTGGCTGACTTTCTCGGAAGGGACCTCACTCACCGATCTGCGCTTTCCAGGGTTGAGCCGCGAGCAGCAACGAGTGCTGCAACCGCAGTTGGCGGTCTTGGCCCTGATGGCGGCCCTGAGTTACGGCCTCAGTCCCTTTGACCTGATGGTCGAAGGCAGTGGGGTGGCTTCGGGGGCTGGCTTTGTTGACCTGCACATTCGTCTTCCCCTGCGGCTGCTGTTGGCCCTGCTGCTGTTGATGAGTGGCCTGGGACTGCTGGTGCCGGTGCCCCGGTCCTGGTTTCGCCGCGCGGCGATGTTGCCCCTGCTGGTGTCCGCCTGCCTGCTGCCGATCGTGGAATGGGGTCTGGCGCCCCTGGTGCAGCGGGTCTGGGTGCAGCCCCGGGAGCTGCAACTGGAGACCCCCTACCTCAGGCGCGCCATTGCGGCGACGCGCCGGGCCTTTGGCCTCGAGGCCGTTCGTGAGCTGGATCTCGAGCCCAAACAGCAGCTCAGCGCCGCCGATCTCAAGAGCGCCGAGGGCACCTTGGCCAACGTGCGGCTCTGGGATAGCGGGCCCCTGCTGGAGGCCAATCGCCAGCTGCAGCAACTGCGTCTCTACTACGACTTCCCCTCCGCGGCCGTCGATCGCTATCCCCTGAATGCCGACGCCAGCGCGCTGGGCTCCCAGCAGGTCTTGATCGCAGCCCGGGAACTCGATTCCTCGGCGCTGGCCAAGGGCTCCCGCACTTGGCTGAACCGTCACCTGGTCTTCACCCACGGCTACGGCTTCACTGTCTCGCCGGTGAACGTCTCCGGTAGCGATGGGCTGCCGCTGTATTTCGTCAAGGACCTGGGCCGCAGCGGCCGGGTTCAGGCCCTGCCCCAGCTGGGCCAGAGCCAGAAGCGAGTGGAGCAGTACCTGCCTGTGGGACGCCCGCGGCTCTACTTCGCCTCCGCTCCCGCTCCCTACGCGATTGCCCCCTCCCAGGTGCGGGAGTTCGACTACCCCGAGGGCGATCTCAACGTCTATTCCCGCTACGACGGGCAGGCGGGGGTTCCAATCCACGGGCCCCTGGATCGCCTGATGGCGGCGATCTACCTGAATGAGGTGCGGCTGCTCTTCACCGGCTCCCTGACTCCCTCCTCCCGCCTGCTGGTGCGCCGGCAGGTGAACGAGCGTCTGCAGGCCCTGGCTCCGTTCCTGCGTTTTGAGAGCAAGCCCTATCTGGTGACGGCCCGCGTCGAGGACGACCCCGATTACAGGCCCGAGCACCATCAGTACTGGATGCTTGACGGCTTCACCGAGAGCCGCAGCTACCCCTATTCAGACGCCAACCCCGATGGCATTCGCTACTTCCGCAACCCCGTTAAGGCGGTGGTCAATGCCTACAACGGCGATGTCTGGCTCTATGTGAACGATCCGAACGACCCGGTGCTGCGGACCTGGCAGAAGGTCTTCCCGGATCTCTTCCGTCCCCTCTCAGCGATGCCCAAGGCCTTGCTGGCCCACATCCAGGTCCCCAAGAGTCAGTTCAACATCCAGGCCGAGCGTCTGCTGCGCTACCACGTCACCGACGTGCGCACCTTCTACAACGGTGATGACGTCTGGGCCCTGCCGCTGGAGATCTACGGCGATGCCTCGGCTCCCGTCCGTCCATATCACGTGACGATGCAGCTGCCCGGTGAGCAGCGTCCCGAGTTTGTGCTGCTGCTGCCCTTCACGCCTCTAAAGCGCCCAAACATGGTGGGCTGGCTGGCGGCCCGCAACGACACCCCCAATTACGGCGAGCTGTTTTTGGTGCGCTTCCCCCAGCAGCGTCTGCTTCTGGGACCTCAGCAAATTTCGGCCCTGATCGAGCAGGACCCGGCCATCAGCTATCAATTTGGCCTCTGGAATCGCGTCGGCTCCCGCCTGCTGCGGGGCAATTTGTTGGCGATGCCCGTTGGCCAGGGCTTGCTCTATGTCGAGCCGATCTATCTGCAGAGCAACAACAACGCCCTGCCCACCCTGGTGCGTGTTGTGGTCACCGACGGGAGACGCTTTGTGATGGAGCCCACCTTTGATGAGGCCCTGGCGCGCCTGGTGTCGGTCCAACCCAGTGGGGGCATGCGCGCCTTGACCCTGCCCCAGCCGGTCCTTCCCTAA
- the thrC gene encoding threonine synthase produces the protein MTATLSRSSVGPTFTGLRCKECGQAYDPGARHVCEDVCFGPLEVVYDYEAIRNRVSRATIEAGPASIWRYRDFLPIEGDPIDVGTGFTPLLKANNLAKRLGLKSLYIKNDGVNMPTLSFKDRVVSVALTRARELGFKTVSCASTGNLANSTAAIAAHAGLECCVFIPSDLELGKVLGTLIYNPTLMAVKGNYDQVNRLCSEVANTYGWGFVNINLRPYYSEGSKTLGYEVIEQLGWELPDHIVAPLASGSLFTKIRKGFDEFIKCGLVEEKAVRFSGAQAEGCNPIATAFREGRDFITPVKPNTIAKSIAIGNPADGPYAIDIANRTGGNITDVNDTEIVEGIKLLAETEGVFTETAGGTTIAVLKKLVEQGKINPEERTVAYITGNGLKTTEAVVDAIGKPYTIEAQLDAFNTAWKQAQADQAQA, from the coding sequence TTGACCGCAACCCTTTCCCGCTCCAGCGTTGGGCCGACCTTCACCGGACTGCGCTGCAAGGAATGCGGCCAGGCCTATGACCCTGGGGCACGTCACGTCTGTGAGGACGTCTGCTTCGGTCCCCTCGAGGTGGTCTACGACTACGAGGCGATCCGCAACCGTGTCAGCCGCGCCACCATCGAAGCCGGTCCGGCCTCCATCTGGCGCTACCGCGATTTCCTGCCGATCGAAGGGGATCCGATCGATGTCGGCACCGGCTTCACCCCCCTGCTGAAGGCCAACAACCTGGCCAAGCGCCTGGGCCTCAAGAGCCTCTACATCAAGAACGACGGCGTCAACATGCCGACCCTGTCCTTCAAGGACCGGGTGGTTTCAGTGGCCCTGACCCGTGCCCGCGAGCTGGGCTTTAAGACCGTCAGCTGCGCCTCCACCGGCAACCTCGCCAACTCCACCGCCGCCATTGCCGCCCACGCCGGACTGGAGTGCTGCGTCTTCATCCCAAGCGACCTGGAGCTGGGCAAGGTGCTGGGCACCTTGATCTACAACCCCACCCTGATGGCGGTGAAGGGCAACTACGACCAGGTGAATCGCCTCTGCTCCGAGGTGGCCAACACCTACGGCTGGGGCTTCGTCAACATCAACCTGCGCCCCTACTACTCCGAAGGCTCCAAGACCCTCGGCTACGAAGTGATCGAGCAGTTGGGCTGGGAACTGCCCGACCACATCGTCGCGCCCCTGGCCTCCGGCTCCCTCTTCACGAAGATCCGCAAGGGATTCGACGAATTCATCAAGTGCGGACTGGTGGAGGAGAAGGCCGTGCGCTTCAGCGGCGCCCAGGCCGAGGGGTGCAACCCCATCGCCACCGCCTTCCGCGAGGGCCGCGACTTCATCACCCCGGTGAAGCCCAACACCATCGCCAAGTCGATCGCCATCGGCAACCCGGCCGATGGCCCCTATGCCATTGACATTGCCAACCGCACGGGCGGCAACATCACCGACGTCAACGACACCGAGATCGTTGAAGGCATCAAGCTCCTGGCTGAAACCGAGGGCGTCTTCACCGAAACCGCAGGCGGCACCACCATCGCCGTCCTGAAGAAGCTGGTGGAGCAGGGCAAGATCAACCCTGAAGAGCGCACCGTGGCCTACATCACTGGCAACGGCCTCAAAACCACCGAGGCCGTGGTGGATGCCATTGGCAAGCCCTACACGATCGAGGCACAACTCGACGCCTTCAACACGGCTTGGAAGCAAGCCCAGGCCGATCAAGCGCAGGCCTGA
- a CDS encoding MoaD/ThiS family protein yields MPVQVLIPTPLQKFTNDEASVSLDASSVDGLIDALDGRYPGLKGRLCDEAGKLRRFLNVYVNSEDIRFLENQTTPLKDGDEVSIVPAVAGG; encoded by the coding sequence ATGCCCGTTCAGGTCCTGATCCCGACCCCCCTTCAGAAGTTCACCAACGATGAGGCCAGCGTCTCCCTGGACGCCTCCAGCGTCGATGGCCTGATTGACGCGCTCGATGGCCGTTACCCCGGTCTCAAGGGACGCCTCTGTGATGAGGCCGGCAAACTGCGCCGTTTCCTGAACGTCTACGTGAACAGCGAGGATATTCGCTTCCTCGAGAACCAAACCACCCCCCTCAAGGATGGGGACGAAGTCAGCATCGTTCCCGCCGTCGCTGGGGGCTGA
- a CDS encoding cupin has protein sequence MTQTPDRPSADLRLSVQAEANQNSPVADKALLFDYRQAANPIRRGLTEPIPYRSWGPELHGSGPSGIIPLDLSAELGTTGPATSPGLAAHFIRIEAGEGVRAAASATSSLFFVLSGTGVCHGREAEQDTSIHWSEGDLFVLPSGGTPLLEASSTSVLYWVHDAPLLSYLGVVPSQPRFEATHYRAEWLRSELLKLAQQPGSASSNRISLLLANRDLPSTRTVTHVLWAMYGIVPDGATQAPHRHQSVALDLIIDCQPGVYTLVGTDLNADGTIRNPERIDWQAGGAFITPPGYWHSHVNGSGQPAYLLPIQDAGLQTYLRSLDIRFA, from the coding sequence ATGACTCAAACCCCCGATCGTCCATCAGCGGATCTTCGGCTCAGCGTCCAGGCTGAGGCCAACCAAAACTCGCCTGTGGCCGACAAGGCCCTGCTGTTTGATTACCGACAGGCGGCCAATCCGATCCGCAGGGGTCTCACCGAACCGATCCCCTATCGCAGCTGGGGACCTGAACTCCACGGCAGCGGTCCCAGTGGAATCATTCCGCTGGACCTCAGCGCTGAATTAGGCACCACCGGCCCAGCCACCAGCCCCGGCCTCGCAGCCCACTTCATCCGCATCGAAGCTGGAGAGGGCGTCCGTGCCGCGGCAAGCGCCACCAGTTCCCTCTTCTTTGTGCTCTCCGGCACGGGCGTCTGCCATGGCCGTGAGGCCGAGCAGGACACCAGCATCCACTGGAGCGAGGGCGATCTGTTCGTGCTGCCCTCAGGCGGCACCCCGTTGCTTGAGGCCAGCAGCACCAGCGTTCTCTACTGGGTGCACGACGCCCCCCTACTGAGCTACCTGGGGGTCGTGCCCAGCCAGCCGCGCTTCGAAGCCACCCACTACCGCGCCGAATGGCTGCGCTCTGAGCTGCTCAAACTGGCTCAGCAACCGGGGAGCGCGAGCAGCAACCGCATCAGTCTGCTGCTGGCCAACCGCGATCTACCCAGCACCCGCACGGTCACCCATGTGCTCTGGGCGATGTACGGCATCGTTCCTGACGGAGCAACCCAAGCACCCCACCGCCATCAATCGGTGGCCCTGGATCTGATCATCGATTGCCAGCCTGGGGTCTACACCCTGGTGGGTACCGACCTCAACGCCGATGGCACCATCCGCAATCCCGAGCGGATCGACTGGCAGGCCGGTGGTGCCTTCATCACCCCACCGGGCTACTGGCATTCCCATGTGAATGGAAGCGGTCAGCCCGCCTACCTGCTGCCGATTCAGGACGCCGGCCTACAGACCTACCTGCGCAGCCTCGATATTCGCTTCGCCTAG